Below is a genomic region from Deltaproteobacteria bacterium.
ACCTTCTTCATCCTGGGGGCGTCACGGCTCGCCCCCTGTATCCGGATCGCAGCGGTCCAAGGGGCGATGCTCTCCGTCCTGCCGATCCTGGCCCGCGGGTCGGTGACCGATCCGCACAGTTTGGGGATGTTTTTTGGAACCTTTCTCATCAAGGCGATCCTCATTCCGATCCTGCTTTTTCGCTCCCTGCGACAGTCCAAGATTCGTGAGGAAATGGAACCGACCGTCAGTCGTCACCTGTCGCTCCTGGCAGGCGGTCTCGTGGTGGTTCTCTCCTTTTCGTGGCAACTCCCTAACCTTCCCGGCTCTCACTCTCCCCTCATCGTCCCGACAGCGCTGGCGATGGTCCTTTTGGGGTTTCTGCTTCTCGTGACGCGCCGTAAGGCGGTGACACAGGTGATCGGATTTCTGGTCCTCGAAAATGGTGTCTTTCTCTTCGGAATGACACTCGCCACCGAATTCCCGATAACGGTGGAGATGGGGGTTTTGCTTGATCTCCTTGTCGGCGTGTTCGTCATGGGAATCATGATCAATCATATCAATCGAACCTTTGATCACATCGACACAACATTGCTCGCTTCACTGAGGGAGACCGAATGATACCGATCCTCCTTGTGGCGCTGCCAACCTTTTTGGGAATCGTCACCCTCCTGATTCGAGGGGAAAAAAGACGAAAGATTCGTCGGCTCTTTCTCATCCTGGGAGCTCTTGCGCATGCGGCAGGAACAGGTTGGCTCCATATCCGGCCGGAGGAAAAATCCCTTATGGGACTCATCGAGGTCGATCCCTTGGGGCTCCTCTTCCTGACGATCACAAGCCTCCTTTTCCTTATCTCGTCGATCTATAGTCTCGGTTATTTCCAACATGAACGTACGAAATATACCGAGGAGGGGGTGAGCCACCTCTATGTCCCTTGCATGCTCTTCTTCCTCGCCTCCATGACACTCACAACCTTCGCTTCCCAATTGGGAATCCTCTGGATTGCCATCGAGGCCACCACTATCGCCTCGGCCCCCCTCATCTATTACCATCACCATCACCAGGCGCTCGAGGCAGCCTGGAAGTATCTCCTCATCTGTTCCGTCGGGATCGCGATCGCCCTCCTCGGAATCTTTTTTGTCGCTGCTTCAGCGAAGGGAAACGTCGCCGATCTCTCACTCTCGACGATGATCGCTTCAGCAAGATCTCTCGACGCGCGCTGGTTTCGGGCTGGCTTTCTGCTGATCCTTGTCGGGTTTGGAACAAAGATGGGCTTGGCACCGCTGCATAGCTGGCTCCCGGACGCCCATAGCGAGGCCCCCTCTCCTGTCTCGGCCCTCTTGTCAGGTGCGCTTCTGAACTGCGCCTTCCTGGGGATCCTTCGATTCTATCAAATCCTGATTGCGGCGGGACTTGCCGATTTCGCTGGCAGGGCGCTGACACTCCTGGGGCTCTCCTCGCTCTTCATCGCGACCGTCTTCATCACCGGACAACGGGATTATAAACGGCTGCTCGCCTACTCCAGTGTGGAACACATGGGAATTATGGCATTGGGCCTCGGCTGGGGGGCCAAATTCGGGGTGCTGCTCCATGCGGTCAATCACTCCCTCACGAAGGGGCTTTTGTTTCTTGTCGCCGGCCAGATCCTGATCGCCTATCGAACAAAAAATTGCTCCGAAGTTCAGGGACTCATCAGGACAATCCCAGCAACAGGACTTCTCTTTCTTGTTGGAATCTTCGCCATCATCGGTTCCCCCCCCTTCGGTCCCTTCGTCAGCGAATTTTTGATCCTGCGAGAAGGCCTCGGCAGAGGGCATCCGGTCGGCTCTTTTCTCTACCTCCTCTTCTTAGGCGTCATTTTTATCTCAATGTCACGCATCGTCCTTGGAATGATCCAAGGGGAAAAACGGGATATCCTGCCGGGAGAAGCCCCTTCGCGACTCATGGTCTTCCCGCCGGTCGTGCTTGCCGTCGCTGTCTTCCTCTTCGGCCTCTATATTCCGGAGTCAATGGTTTCCTTCCTCAAAACCGCCTCTCAACTGATTGGAGGGGGTTCATGACTTTTTCAGCGACCAAGAATGCCTCACCTGTTTTGATTTCCGAGATTCCGATTCTCACCCTTGAAGACTGGCGGCTCTGGATCCTGGAGACCTGTCAGAAAAACGGTGGCCGCATCGTTTCGCTTTTGGCCCATCAGGAAAAAGAAACCGTTCGGATCTATGGAATCCTCGGGATTGATTCCAAAGGAGAATTACAGATTGCCGGTCTCGATCTTCAAAACAAAAAGTATCCCTCTCTGACACCTGATCTCCCTGAGGCGCATCTGTTTGAGAGAGAGCTTTTTGAACAGAGCGGCATCGTCCCTGAAGGACACCCCTGGCTGAAACCGGTCCGACAGCTTGCCAACTATCCCTTTTATCAAATGGCCGGGGAGGAGATTCATGAAGTGGCAGTAGGACCGGTCCATGCCGGGATTATTGAACCGGGACATTTCCGGTTCCAATGCCATGGTGAGAAGGTCTTTTATCTGGAAATCCAGCTAGGCTATCAACACCGTGGGCTAGAACAACTCATCGTCACGTCAAACCCAAGTCGCCGTGCGGTCCTCGCCGAATCGATCGCCGGCGATACCGTGATCGGTCATGGACTTGGCTTTTGCCACGCCATCGAAGGACTTTCCCAAGCAGAGGTCCCACAAAGAGCGAAGGGACTCCGCGCTATCGCGCTGGAACTTGAAAGACTCGCGAACCATTCGGGAGATCTCGGGGCCTTGGCCGCCGATATCGGTTTTCTGCCAGCAAGCGCCTGGTTCGGGAGGCTTCGGGGGGAATTTTTAAATCTCTTGATGGAGCTCACAGGAAATCGGTTTGGCCGATCTTTCTTGAGGCCGGGCGGGGTGCTTTTTGATCTCACAAACGAGATGATCATTGATTTCAAGAAACGGATCCTGCATGCCGCCTCGGAGATGAAGGAGATCTCTGACCTTTTCTTCAACGCCTCGTCAGTTCTTGCGCGACTGGAACATACAGGAGTCGTCGCAACAGAGACCGCAAGGGGCTTGGGAATGGTGGGGCCTGCGGCACGCGCGAGCAATCTCGTACGTGACGTGCGCCACGACTATCCCACAGAATTCTACCGCCTTTTCCCCATCCCTCCGATGAGACTGACCACAGGGGACGTCTCTGCTCGTGCACGCATCCGATCATTAGAAAGCAAAAGATCCTCTGAATTTATCCTGAAACAGCTCGACACGCTCACGTCGGACAAGATCCTTGGCACCTGCGAAGAACCAAGGGGCTCATCCCTGGTCGTGAGTCTCGTCGAGGGGTGGAGGGGAGAGATCGCGCATATCGTCCTGACCGATGAGAGGGGAGAGATCATGAGGTACAAGATCGTCGATCCCTCATTTCATAACTGGATGGCATTGGCCTTGGCGATGCGGGACGGACAGATCTCCGATTTCCCGCTCTGCAATAAGAGTTTTAATTTGTCGTACGCTGGACATGATTTGTAGAGGTAGCATCTATGTGGGAAATTCTTAAAAATCGTTGGCGGCAGGGATACCGAACACTGAAATTTCCGGAAGAAGCGCTTCTTCCCGAACGTTTTCGGGGAAGGCCAATCCTCACAGATGGGAACCCACTCGATCTCGGGAAATGCCTCTTCTCGCCGGATGATAATGTGGTCTACTCTCGTGATTACCGGATGGCTGTCCGCAAAAGGGAAGATTTGATTTTGAAGGGAGAGGAAATCAAGTTGGCAACAGCATTGGATAAGAAAATGAGGAAACTCTTTGGACGATCGCTGAAGCTCCGGGCGGTTTGTGCCGGAAGCTGTAACGGGTGTGATCTCGAGCTTCAGGCATTGAATAACGTCGTCTTCGACCTTTCACGATTCGGGATACAATTTGTCGCATCGCCCCGTCATGCCGATGGCCTTGTCGTCACAGGACCTGTGACCGAAAATATGAAACTCGCCCTCAAAAAAACCTACGAGGCAGTTCCCGATCCGAAGATCGTGATTGCGGTAGGCGCCTGCGCTATCAGTGGTGGACCTTTCGAGGGAAGTCCCGAGGTGAATAACGGCGCTGACAAGATACTCCCCGTCGATCTCTACATCCCTGGTTGCCCGCCGCATCCACTCACGATTCTTGATGGACTCTTGAGACTTTTGGGGAGGATCGAAGCCAATTCTTCCAGATTGACCGCTTGCAAGGCCTGATTTCTTACCGAACTGGCCTCAGGGAAATAGCGCAAATAACCGGACAGGTGTTTACGCACCTTCCTGAGATCATCGCCTGCCTCTGCGTAGAGCGAGGCATGTTCCAGCGCCACCATCGCACGTCTTTCATAGGAAATATTGAGTGGGTCAATCCCTTGAAAAAGCCATGGATTGCCGATGGCGCTCCGTCCGATCAAGACTCCATTGACGCCAGTTTTCTGGATGAGGGAGGTCGCTTGGGTGAGCGATTCGATGTCACCATTTCCTAAAATAAGGGTGCCGCTTCCGCGAGCCACTGCCACCGCCTCCGCAATCGCCTCCCAATGGGCAAGCCCCCGATACATCTGTTTCAAGGTGCGACCATGTATCGAGATCACCGCGGGTGATTGCTGTAGCAGGGTCTCGACCCACCGATCGATAATGATGGCATCATAACCGATCCGTGTCTTGATCGAGTAGGGAATCGGCCGCCTGACCACGAGTCTCTCTGCCCCGATTCGAGCCGAGTTCATGCGGCAAACGGTGGCAATGACCCGTTCCGAAAGCTTGAGCTCTTCCAGCGTTTGTCCTCTTGACCAATCCTGAATCGCGTGACGGACCGCCTTGATGATCTCGATCGCAAGATCGGGTGCCGTGATCAACTTGGCCCCGCAGTTTTTTTCGACCACTTTTTTTGAGGGACAGCCCATGTTGATATCGACCCCATCAAAGCCGAGTTCGCAAACAACATGGGTCGCCTTGTAAAAATCATCCGGGTCATGGCCATAGATCTGGGCGACAACCGGCCTCTCAATCTCGCTGTATCGAAAATCGTTCAGGATCCTTTCGGGGGCGTAAAAGAGTCCCTCGGCAGTCGTGAACTCGGTAAAGAGGACATGGGGCCGCCCATGCCTCGCCATGATCGCACGACAGGCAAAGTCGGTGACCCCATCCATCGGCGCAAGCGCAATGATCGGTTGGCAGAGGTTTTTCCAAAATCCTAAAAAAGGAGACGTCATTTTGTGCCTTATATAGTATGGGGTTCCTGAGGACAATGAGAATGAAGCTTTATCTGGCATCAACATCGCCCCGCCGGAAGAATCTTTTGGCCAGATTGGGGATACCTTTCGAAGTCGTCCCACCCACCTTCCTCGAACATGAGACAACACTCACTCCTTCAGAAGAGACCCTTCTCTTCGCCGAAGAAAAGGCACGCTCAATCGCTTCCCCCCCTCCGAATGCCCTGATACTTGGTTGTGACACCTTGATCGCGTGCGACGGCCAGAAGCTTGGCAAACCCGAAGATGCCGCCGATGCGAAACGGATCTTGAAAATTCTCTCAGGCAAGACACACGAGGTCCATACGGCGTTGTTCCTTTTAGACACTCAAAATGGCTCTTCTAAAAGGCATCTCGAAACAACGCGAGTGACTTTCCGAAGACTTTCTGATCCAGAGATTGCCACCTATGTCGCGACGGGTGAGCCATTCGGCAAGGCAGGGGCCTACGCGATTCAGGGAAGAGCGAGGGGTTTTATCACGAAGATCGAGGGGGACGAGGAATCGGTGATTGGGTTGCCGCTGAAAATTCTTAGGGGATGGCTCGGTTCTTGACAGAGACTCACCTAGTGAGCGAGCATTGATCGGATCCTGGTTCTTTGAAAACAAGTTTTTGAGATGTCCCGGGGGCGAATTGGATTCGACGAGAGTGCTGACGGCACCAGTCGCAGGTCGAGGTCGCTGGACCCTCGTTAAACACTGGCAAAAACCTAAATGACAATAGCGTAAGCTATGCCATGGCTGCTTAATTAGCCGCCCGTTCTCAATGTCCGCTCCCACCGGGTGTTGATGGACGCAACATGTGGGATGCTCATCTGACCGGGACGCTGGGTCAGATGTTAAGACATACAGTGTCTGGTCTTCCGGCCCCGGTCTTGGAGGTCACCGGAAGATGAGAAACAAACCAAGGCTAAGCCTGTAGTGACTTTGCTCGATCACCTTCGGACGCGGGTTCGATTCCCGCCGCCTCCACAAAAAAATCGGCTCGAACCGTAATGAAGGAATCTTCACCGGTGGATCCGGATGTGGTAGCTTGATCATCTCCCTCGATAAAGGGCCGCAACTGGAATGCAGCGAATGTCTTCGATACTGTAATAATCTTCCCCCAAATAGAACAGGTATCCGCTCCTATTCTCTTTATCCATACCAACAAACTCCTTGAGGTTGTTAATGTCTTTTCTGGAAGGGCGAAGGGTTGATTTTATTTCCACAGCCTTGAGTTTCTGATTTTCTACAAGAATAAGGTCAATTTCAAAACCGGAGTTATTCTTATAAAAAAACAGCTGATCCGTTTTATAAAACCCAAGTTTCCGCCTTTTCTCGATTTCAGAGATAACGAAATTTTCCACAATCTGTCCCCTGCTACACTGCGTACCCAAAGCGGAGATCATCCCTGTATCACAATAATAGGATTTTGATCCCTTAACGTATCTCTTGGAAGGACCATGCTGATATCCTGCCAAAGTAAAACCCAAACCGGATTGATAGAGACTCTGTAAATATTTCTTTGCTGTAATGTGGTTTAAATTGGCCTCATGTCTGAAATTTTCAATCTGTGTAATGTTGCCGATGGAAAGGGCGTAATGATTCAACATGGCCCGCAGGCCCGTAACATCCTGTATATTGGAAAGTAGACTTAAGTCTCTGGTGAAGTAGGTATTGCGATAATTCTCCAATATTTCTTTTTTCTCTGTTTCATCTTTGGCCGAGACGACTTCTGGAAAACCACCATACTTTAAAAATGATTCTAATTTCCGCTGTGCTTGAAGGATTTGAGGGAGGGAAGCCTGATCTTCAAAAATGGAATGTGTTGGCTCACCGAATTCTTCCCCCCAACAACAAGGGGGTAATTCCAAAATTTGTATGCGCCCCGCCAACGAGTCTGCCGATGCATCCAACAATCCGATTCGACTGGAACCGCTCATCAAAACAGTAGCCACCTGTTCGTCGATGGAAAATTTTGCCGCAATCGTTAGCCTCGGAACACGCTGTATCTCATCGAGGATTACCTTGGGGTTACCTTCCAAAAGGGCCTTGGGGTCTTTCTCAGCCAAGGCGAGTACGTCCAGATCATCCAATGTCAAGTATTTGAAATCAGGGAAGTTTTTCTTTAAATACATGCTCTTTCCTGCCCTTCTAGGGCCTAAAATTAAAGCGCTTTTAGCAGGTTTTCTAAGCCATCTATCAAACATGATATTAAAATAGTATGGATTTTTATATAGTCAACTATAAAAATTATTTGGATCCAGGTCTGATTCGGTTTTTAAGGAGCTTTTCCCATCCCAACCGACAGACACG
It encodes:
- the nuoB gene encoding NADH-quinone oxidoreductase subunit NuoB — encoded protein: MWEILKNRWRQGYRTLKFPEEALLPERFRGRPILTDGNPLDLGKCLFSPDDNVVYSRDYRMAVRKREDLILKGEEIKLATALDKKMRKLFGRSLKLRAVCAGSCNGCDLELQALNNVVFDLSRFGIQFVASPRHADGLVVTGPVTENMKLALKKTYEAVPDPKIVIAVGACAISGGPFEGSPEVNNGADKILPVDLYIPGCPPHPLTILDGLLRLLGRIEANSSRLTACKA
- a CDS encoding hydrogenase; protein product: MEWFLTGIIVTTFFILGASRLAPCIRIAAVQGAMLSVLPILARGSVTDPHSLGMFFGTFLIKAILIPILLFRSLRQSKIREEMEPTVSRHLSLLAGGLVVVLSFSWQLPNLPGSHSPLIVPTALAMVLLGFLLLVTRRKAVTQVIGFLVLENGVFLFGMTLATEFPITVEMGVLLDLLVGVFVMGIMINHINRTFDHIDTTLLASLRETE
- a CDS encoding tRNA-dihydrouridine synthase, with amino-acid sequence MTSPFLGFWKNLCQPIIALAPMDGVTDFACRAIMARHGRPHVLFTEFTTAEGLFYAPERILNDFRYSEIERPVVAQIYGHDPDDFYKATHVVCELGFDGVDINMGCPSKKVVEKNCGAKLITAPDLAIEIIKAVRHAIQDWSRGQTLEELKLSERVIATVCRMNSARIGAERLVVRRPIPYSIKTRIGYDAIIIDRWVETLLQQSPAVISIHGRTLKQMYRGLAHWEAIAEAVAVARGSGTLILGNGDIESLTQATSLIQKTGVNGVLIGRSAIGNPWLFQGIDPLNISYERRAMVALEHASLYAEAGDDLRKVRKHLSGYLRYFPEASSVRNQALQAVNLEELASILPKSLKSPSRIVSGCGGQPGM
- a CDS encoding ATP-binding protein, with the protein product MFDRWLRKPAKSALILGPRRAGKSMYLKKNFPDFKYLTLDDLDVLALAEKDPKALLEGNPKVILDEIQRVPRLTIAAKFSIDEQVATVLMSGSSRIGLLDASADSLAGRIQILELPPCCWGEEFGEPTHSIFEDQASLPQILQAQRKLESFLKYGGFPEVVSAKDETEKKEILENYRNTYFTRDLSLLSNIQDVTGLRAMLNHYALSIGNITQIENFRHEANLNHITAKKYLQSLYQSGLGFTLAGYQHGPSKRYVKGSKSYYCDTGMISALGTQCSRGQIVENFVISEIEKRRKLGFYKTDQLFFYKNNSGFEIDLILVENQKLKAVEIKSTLRPSRKDINNLKEFVGMDKENRSGYLFYLGEDYYSIEDIRCIPVAALYRGR
- a CDS encoding NADH dehydrogenase FAD-containing subunit; amino-acid sequence: MIPILLVALPTFLGIVTLLIRGEKRRKIRRLFLILGALAHAAGTGWLHIRPEEKSLMGLIEVDPLGLLFLTITSLLFLISSIYSLGYFQHERTKYTEEGVSHLYVPCMLFFLASMTLTTFASQLGILWIAIEATTIASAPLIYYHHHHQALEAAWKYLLICSVGIAIALLGIFFVAASAKGNVADLSLSTMIASARSLDARWFRAGFLLILVGFGTKMGLAPLHSWLPDAHSEAPSPVSALLSGALLNCAFLGILRFYQILIAAGLADFAGRALTLLGLSSLFIATVFITGQRDYKRLLAYSSVEHMGIMALGLGWGAKFGVLLHAVNHSLTKGLLFLVAGQILIAYRTKNCSEVQGLIRTIPATGLLFLVGIFAIIGSPPFGPFVSEFLILREGLGRGHPVGSFLYLLFLGVIFISMSRIVLGMIQGEKRDILPGEAPSRLMVFPPVVLAVAVFLFGLYIPESMVSFLKTASQLIGGGS
- a CDS encoding NADH-quinone oxidoreductase subunit C, whose amino-acid sequence is MTFSATKNASPVLISEIPILTLEDWRLWILETCQKNGGRIVSLLAHQEKETVRIYGILGIDSKGELQIAGLDLQNKKYPSLTPDLPEAHLFERELFEQSGIVPEGHPWLKPVRQLANYPFYQMAGEEIHEVAVGPVHAGIIEPGHFRFQCHGEKVFYLEIQLGYQHRGLEQLIVTSNPSRRAVLAESIAGDTVIGHGLGFCHAIEGLSQAEVPQRAKGLRAIALELERLANHSGDLGALAADIGFLPASAWFGRLRGEFLNLLMELTGNRFGRSFLRPGGVLFDLTNEMIIDFKKRILHAASEMKEISDLFFNASSVLARLEHTGVVATETARGLGMVGPAARASNLVRDVRHDYPTEFYRLFPIPPMRLTTGDVSARARIRSLESKRSSEFILKQLDTLTSDKILGTCEEPRGSSLVVSLVEGWRGEIAHIVLTDERGEIMRYKIVDPSFHNWMALALAMRDGQISDFPLCNKSFNLSYAGHDL
- the maf gene encoding septum formation protein Maf; the encoded protein is MKLYLASTSPRRKNLLARLGIPFEVVPPTFLEHETTLTPSEETLLFAEEKARSIASPPPNALILGCDTLIACDGQKLGKPEDAADAKRILKILSGKTHEVHTALFLLDTQNGSSKRHLETTRVTFRRLSDPEIATYVATGEPFGKAGAYAIQGRARGFITKIEGDEESVIGLPLKILRGWLGS